One Desulfovibrio inopinatus DSM 10711 DNA segment encodes these proteins:
- a CDS encoding arsenosugar biosynthesis-associated peroxidase-like protein, with protein MKTYFDPQDLQQFGDVTKDAKELGEKFFDYYGSVMGPGALDEREKALIALAIAHALQCPYCIEAYTQKCLEQDCDKEEMTEAVHVAAAMKAGITLVHAMQMRRKADEVSL; from the coding sequence ATGAAAACCTATTTTGATCCGCAGGATTTGCAGCAGTTTGGCGATGTCACCAAGGATGCCAAGGAATTAGGAGAGAAATTTTTTGATTACTATGGATCGGTCATGGGGCCAGGAGCACTGGACGAACGGGAGAAGGCGCTTATTGCATTGGCTATTGCTCACGCTTTACAGTGCCCCTACTGTATTGAAGCCTATACGCAAAAATGTTTGGAGCAGGATTGCGACAAGGAAGAAATGACCGAGGCCGTGCATGTTGCGGCGGCAATGAAAGCCGGTATCACGCTGGTTCATGCCATGCAAATGCGACGAAAGGCAGATGAAGTGAGCTTGTAA
- a CDS encoding sensor histidine kinase — protein MNATDRIAFLEKQIESLEREKAAAMDALELASSLGSFASSFQEEASSYPLMKELCHRACSMIVFRCAAVYPIDDRTNDLGTAYYSYNDDSASLDAEVDALIRDQSFAFALQTERACFFMARNREEYILLHVLATAKRVRGMFVGVLAQDKNTILDTSIALFTVVMTAGAHALESFEINRLFREHKVLLERQVEARTVQLNESIDRLRTIFESSHAGIVVVDASNHCIVDINSAGLHMIQAAKHDVIGQVCHRFLCPTEKGNCPITDRQQRLDNSERVLLTFDKNTVPILKTVSQVKIEGRPHLVEIFVDMTEQKKSEKLKEDIQNIIRHDLKAPLNGIISVPDILLDSLDLSEEDATLLRCVQESGFRMLRMINMSLDLYKMETGVYVYSPEKMNFSSVLRTVLNELASIFRSKHVVVEVRCKDAEDCVSRPLDIYAEELLLYSLLSNLIRNAIEASPSGASVTITVDTGRSLRVAIHNEGVIPESIRTSFFDKYSTCGKIGGTGLGTYAAMLITTTMGGTIAMESSEENGVTISVDIPCTTPVESETTRVCSVRRRKCWSV, from the coding sequence ATGAACGCAACGGATCGCATTGCATTCCTTGAAAAGCAGATCGAGTCGCTTGAACGTGAAAAAGCAGCTGCGATGGATGCCTTGGAACTTGCGTCGTCTTTGGGGAGTTTTGCCAGTTCGTTTCAAGAAGAAGCAAGTTCTTATCCCTTGATGAAAGAGCTCTGCCACCGTGCATGCTCAATGATCGTTTTTCGTTGTGCTGCGGTGTATCCGATTGATGATAGAACAAATGATCTCGGGACTGCATATTATAGTTATAATGATGATTCGGCCTCTCTCGATGCTGAAGTTGATGCACTGATACGCGATCAATCCTTTGCCTTTGCATTGCAAACAGAACGTGCCTGCTTTTTTATGGCACGAAATAGAGAAGAGTATATCTTGTTGCATGTCTTGGCCACGGCAAAACGTGTACGCGGCATGTTTGTCGGTGTTCTTGCACAAGACAAAAATACCATTCTCGATACATCGATTGCATTGTTTACCGTTGTTATGACGGCGGGAGCCCATGCACTCGAAAGTTTTGAAATCAATAGATTGTTTCGAGAGCATAAAGTCCTTTTGGAGCGACAGGTTGAGGCTCGGACAGTCCAATTGAATGAATCGATAGACCGTCTCAGAACGATTTTTGAAAGCAGTCACGCCGGTATTGTGGTCGTTGATGCGTCCAACCATTGTATTGTTGATATTAACAGTGCCGGTCTTCACATGATTCAAGCGGCAAAGCATGATGTTATTGGACAGGTATGCCATCGATTTTTATGCCCGACAGAAAAAGGGAATTGTCCCATTACGGACAGGCAACAAAGGTTGGATAATTCTGAAAGAGTTCTGCTCACATTCGATAAAAACACGGTGCCCATCTTGAAAACCGTCTCGCAGGTAAAGATTGAAGGGAGACCACACCTTGTTGAAATTTTTGTTGATATGACAGAACAGAAAAAATCCGAAAAACTGAAAGAAGATATCCAAAACATTATCCGGCATGATCTCAAAGCACCGCTCAATGGCATTATTTCTGTGCCGGATATATTACTTGATAGCCTTGATCTGAGTGAAGAAGACGCCACGTTGCTGCGCTGTGTGCAGGAATCCGGGTTCCGCATGTTACGCATGATCAATATGTCTCTTGATTTATATAAAATGGAGACTGGGGTATATGTTTACTCCCCTGAGAAAATGAATTTTTCGTCTGTATTAAGGACGGTTCTCAATGAATTGGCGAGTATCTTCCGTTCGAAGCATGTCGTGGTCGAGGTGCGCTGCAAGGACGCAGAGGACTGTGTGTCTCGTCCTCTTGATATCTATGCAGAAGAGTTACTTTTGTATTCATTGCTCTCGAATTTGATCAGAAATGCGATAGAAGCGTCGCCGTCGGGAGCATCCGTTACGATAACAGTTGATACTGGCCGTTCTTTACGAGTTGCGATTCATAATGAAGGGGTTATCCCGGAATCGATTCGCACTTCTTTTTTTGACAAGTACAGTACGTGTGGGAAAATTGGTGGAACCGGACTGGGGACATATGCGGCAATGCTGATTACCACGACAATGGGGGGAACAATTGCCATGGAATCAAGCGAAGAGAACGGCGTGACAATTTCGGTTGATATACCGTGTACGACACCGGTCGAGTCTGAAACGACGCGCGTTTGTTCTGTGCGCCGCAGGAAATGCTGGTCCGTGTGA
- a CDS encoding glycosyltransferase family 2 protein yields MDAFVNLTIVTFNRVECTQRCLESILEMTSYPYVINIIDNGSTDRTREYLESIRHADGYSERINRIVYLDTNMGISPAYNLGWSLSDAPYYVKIDNDVVFLRDDWLDVLVNIAETIDDAAMIGFGENTSGLRHAADDRLYYAGHVGGCTFIKRAVHEKIGFWNEDYGLYGEEDADYGLRARLAGFCNLRYADNKGDFITYSEHIDENISEYTQWKSEERTKNIDINFKLNDVLFKCGFRDLYVGRKFLPYEDNGTIRFRVNKEYVRHFEQLKNRYLPLLPAILQSAEYEAINTEMGFHFYF; encoded by the coding sequence ATGGACGCATTTGTGAATCTGACCATTGTCACATTCAATCGAGTTGAATGTACTCAGCGATGTTTGGAATCCATATTGGAAATGACATCGTATCCATACGTCATCAATATTATAGACAATGGAAGCACCGACAGGACGAGAGAATACTTGGAATCCATTCGGCATGCCGATGGGTATTCCGAAAGAATCAATCGCATTGTGTATCTCGACACCAATATGGGCATCTCACCTGCGTATAATTTGGGGTGGAGCCTGTCCGATGCGCCATATTATGTAAAAATAGACAACGATGTTGTCTTTTTACGTGATGATTGGCTTGATGTGCTGGTCAATATTGCGGAAACCATCGACGATGCGGCAATGATTGGATTCGGTGAGAACACGAGTGGACTTCGACATGCCGCCGACGATCGGCTGTATTACGCGGGACATGTTGGCGGGTGTACGTTCATCAAACGCGCTGTTCATGAGAAGATCGGATTCTGGAATGAAGACTATGGACTTTACGGTGAAGAAGACGCTGATTATGGATTACGCGCCCGTTTAGCGGGATTTTGTAACCTCCGATATGCCGACAACAAAGGCGATTTTATAACCTACTCTGAACACATTGATGAAAATATATCTGAATATACGCAATGGAAATCTGAAGAACGCACAAAGAATATCGATATCAACTTCAAACTCAATGACGTGCTCTTCAAATGCGGATTCCGCGATCTCTATGTCGGACGAAAATTCTTGCCCTATGAAGACAACGGAACCATACGTTTTCGGGTCAATAAGGAATACGTCAGACATTTTGAGCAACTCAAAAATCGATACCTCCCGCTTCTCCCTGCCATTCTCCAATCCGCTGAGTATGAAGCAATAAATACTGAAATGGGATTCCATTTTTATTTTTAG
- a CDS encoding alpha/beta hydrolase produces MNGILSFTGGGLLLGLGVWMFLRKRNRVDRGWIDRQWRDIAYATQSPAQRLDIYLPQTGDGPFPVVLSIHGGAFKFGDKADKQLTPMLQGLHRGYAVVSINYRLSGEAKWPAQIYDVKAAIRWIKAHAEIYHLDGNSIAAWGASAGGHLAALAGTSANVPDVEDKTMGNPEQSTDIQAVVDWFGPINFLTMDDHFVQSGLTGQKHSTPDSFESQLLGVPITERPDLVRHANPETYITSNIPPFLIQHGDLDSVVPMQQSKDFALTLQAIASEQNICFEILRGVHHADSAFDADPKNVARVFDFLDRFMIMT; encoded by the coding sequence ATGAATGGAATTCTTTCGTTTACCGGAGGGGGGCTGTTGCTCGGCCTGGGAGTCTGGATGTTTCTTCGAAAAAGGAATCGGGTCGACAGAGGGTGGATCGATCGACAATGGCGCGATATTGCCTATGCCACGCAGTCGCCTGCTCAAAGGCTGGATATTTATCTTCCTCAAACCGGTGACGGACCGTTTCCGGTTGTTCTTTCCATTCACGGTGGCGCGTTTAAGTTTGGTGATAAAGCCGATAAACAGCTGACGCCCATGTTGCAGGGGCTTCATCGCGGGTATGCCGTTGTTTCCATCAACTACCGGCTCAGTGGTGAAGCCAAATGGCCTGCGCAAATATATGACGTGAAAGCGGCAATTCGATGGATAAAAGCCCATGCCGAAATCTATCATTTGGACGGCAATTCCATTGCAGCCTGGGGGGCTTCGGCCGGGGGGCATTTGGCTGCTCTTGCCGGGACATCTGCCAATGTTCCGGATGTGGAAGACAAAACCATGGGGAATCCGGAGCAAAGTACGGACATTCAGGCTGTTGTCGATTGGTTTGGCCCCATCAATTTTCTCACCATGGACGACCATTTCGTACAGAGCGGTCTTACCGGGCAAAAGCACAGTACGCCGGATTCCTTTGAATCACAGCTTCTCGGGGTACCCATTACGGAACGTCCCGACCTGGTGCGCCACGCAAATCCCGAGACCTATATAACATCGAATATCCCACCGTTTCTTATTCAACATGGCGATCTCGACAGTGTCGTTCCCATGCAGCAATCCAAAGACTTTGCGCTAACATTACAGGCTATTGCAAGTGAACAGAACATCTGCTTCGAAATACTTCGCGGTGTACATCACGCTGACTCGGCATTCGATGCCGATCCGAAAAATGTTGCACGCGTTTTTGATTTTCTGGATCGTTTTATGATAATGACGTAA
- a CDS encoding HDOD domain-containing protein — MDYDKEKIQCDKQRCPQINVTDIHCGMVLSHDVYSMKGRLLLKSGVTIDESHLRILNMWGVSSVSIHKESCLQFDMGTINPMQECIDHRFAVPNMSHEPYEELRRQAGIGLMHHVENGWTPQAFPKYVERTGNVERGPDINTVVTLGEDLYSLPDIYFEVEKALHDPTCTANRLADIISKDTGLTARLLRLANSASMGIGRNIDSLSRAVVLLGINEIGRLALGGALVRTFHGAFSEFLSFKAFWQHSLSCGVLARLLALHLQRKNIEMYFIAGMLHDVGRLVMVKVAAQRVRLAAQLAFQKAIPLYLAEHDVFGFDHCAVGNALLSRWNVPGSLVELVRFHHAPYEAPDVTVQDAAILSVANAISTALGYGFSGEYLFTGLAEGAWEALGIRPGVIASVVMQARRQLDDIYTSFLGPL; from the coding sequence GTGGATTACGATAAAGAAAAAATACAATGTGACAAACAACGTTGTCCACAAATTAATGTGACGGATATTCACTGCGGAATGGTCTTGTCTCATGATGTGTATAGCATGAAGGGAAGACTCCTTCTCAAAAGCGGTGTGACTATTGATGAGAGTCATCTTCGCATTTTGAATATGTGGGGAGTATCCTCAGTCTCCATTCATAAAGAATCCTGCTTACAGTTTGACATGGGCACAATAAATCCCATGCAAGAATGCATTGACCACCGCTTTGCTGTTCCCAATATGTCGCATGAGCCCTATGAAGAGCTTCGCCGGCAAGCTGGTATTGGTCTCATGCACCATGTTGAAAACGGATGGACCCCACAAGCATTTCCCAAGTATGTAGAACGTACCGGAAACGTTGAGCGTGGTCCGGACATCAATACGGTTGTGACGTTAGGTGAAGATCTCTATTCACTTCCGGACATCTATTTTGAAGTGGAAAAAGCGCTTCATGATCCCACCTGTACCGCCAATCGGTTGGCGGATATTATTTCGAAAGATACAGGATTGACCGCCCGTCTATTACGACTGGCGAATAGCGCATCCATGGGGATTGGAAGAAACATCGATTCTTTGTCTCGTGCCGTGGTGTTGCTTGGCATCAATGAAATCGGGCGTCTGGCATTGGGAGGGGCTCTTGTCAGGACGTTTCACGGTGCGTTTTCCGAGTTCCTTTCCTTCAAGGCATTTTGGCAACATTCGTTGAGTTGTGGCGTGTTGGCCCGCCTCCTTGCTCTCCATTTGCAGAGAAAAAATATCGAAATGTATTTTATTGCAGGCATGCTGCATGATGTCGGCCGTCTTGTCATGGTCAAGGTGGCAGCTCAACGCGTGCGTTTGGCGGCACAATTGGCGTTTCAAAAAGCGATCCCACTGTACCTTGCAGAACACGACGTGTTTGGATTCGATCACTGTGCTGTCGGGAATGCGTTGTTGTCTCGATGGAATGTCCCGGGCTCGCTTGTCGAATTGGTGCGATTTCACCACGCTCCATATGAAGCCCCAGATGTGACAGTCCAGGATGCGGCCATTCTCAGTGTGGCCAATGCAATTTCGACGGCACTTGGATATGGATTTAGCGGAGAGTACTTGTTCACCGGGTTGGCTGAAGGAGCCTGGGAGGCCTTGGGCATCAGGCCAGGTGTCATTGCGTCGGTGGTCATGCAGGCTCGGCGACAGCTCGACGATATCTATACTTCATTTCTTGGACCGTTATGA
- a CDS encoding calcium/sodium antiporter gives MSLVLAFLLFCLGFALVVKGADWLVEGSSALARRMGVSELVVGLTVVAFGTSAPELFVNVVSSLQGASGIVFGNIIGSNIINTGLILGLAGVIVPLRVSPSLLRKEIPLCLLGALLVWLFSSAHGGDYVLSRLGGFGLLAGFAWFLRGVAQLARQTGKIEAETTLTEKVSVTRASVMSVAGLVSLVLGGQLVVDNAVLFAEHFGVSQALIGLTLVALGTSLPELVTSVVAARKGKNDIAVGNVVGSNIFNLYLVLGTSCLVKPVEYATQLVIDLVVFAGLSALIWIFSQTARGKINRLQSGVLLAVYTGYLFMILQRG, from the coding sequence ATGAGTCTTGTTCTTGCTTTCTTGCTCTTTTGTCTGGGCTTCGCCCTTGTCGTCAAGGGGGCCGACTGGCTTGTTGAAGGCTCTTCGGCTCTGGCGAGGCGAATGGGTGTGTCTGAACTCGTGGTCGGCTTAACCGTTGTTGCCTTCGGGACGAGTGCGCCTGAATTGTTCGTCAATGTCGTGTCCTCTCTTCAGGGAGCCAGCGGCATTGTCTTTGGCAACATCATTGGGTCCAATATCATCAATACAGGACTCATCCTCGGGCTGGCCGGTGTCATTGTTCCCTTGCGGGTGAGTCCGAGTCTGTTGCGTAAAGAAATTCCGTTGTGCCTACTCGGGGCATTGCTTGTCTGGCTTTTTTCGTCTGCCCACGGTGGTGACTATGTTCTCTCCCGACTTGGCGGTTTCGGATTACTTGCCGGTTTTGCCTGGTTTCTGCGTGGCGTGGCTCAACTTGCCAGACAAACCGGGAAGATTGAAGCGGAAACAACCCTGACAGAAAAAGTGAGCGTCACGCGTGCCAGTGTGATGAGTGTTGCTGGACTGGTCAGTTTGGTGTTGGGGGGGCAGCTTGTTGTCGATAACGCGGTCCTCTTTGCCGAACATTTCGGCGTAAGCCAAGCGCTTATTGGCCTGACGCTCGTGGCCTTGGGGACCAGCTTGCCCGAGCTCGTCACCAGCGTTGTTGCGGCACGCAAAGGGAAAAACGATATTGCTGTCGGGAATGTTGTCGGCTCCAATATTTTCAACCTCTATCTGGTACTTGGCACTTCCTGTTTAGTGAAACCGGTGGAGTATGCTACACAGCTTGTGATTGACCTCGTGGTGTTTGCTGGCTTGTCTGCATTGATTTGGATATTTTCCCAAACGGCTCGCGGAAAAATTAATCGCTTGCAATCGGGGGTGTTACTAGCGGTCTATACAGGGTATCTGTTCATGATCCTTCAACGAGGGTAA
- a CDS encoding C1 family peptidase gives MGSVTRDSVDFRDCIYSPALRPLKRIYFPVESSIPSDVLSSIVRTQGSDGSCTGQALATLIDILRYQENGHSKSQVSARMLFEMAKHMVVGERGPRSGGEIYSLRTVIKGFYHNGVCLDNEWPYISGDSCGELTLERSRAARNTTLGAYYRVRPQLNDFHAAINEVGALYVSAAIHEGWRKEVVEENNGHILPAVGQNSGHAFVIVGYTAEGFLVLNSWGKEWGGFEGMPGMALWRYQDWADSIYDAWVLRLAVPTPEAFDYSVSEQGLGFRGLSLQASTPRIEVLGHYQHLDDGQRVVSGTYPSPKASFEETVTYLAGGHYDHLLLVFGHGQEELSKAVTRVARDKMMWKREGVYPLSLLWANDLLSSALCCFQSVAEDVTLRGDQDRQNLTWTISKMLKGVGRALCRDLVRASRSAASQDGAAREIVESLITLCLTKDIQLHVLAEGEGALLLAELLEVMESNETHALFDVTETLTLVSPGIVRSVEQVYAPFLSALQQKGDRHGLHRAVLYRPSADLEHVMTTGGYPGSWLDFISAFITSDEGETVRLLGQAGEKTDSGWHIVEIQATQLCTGWQPSTVLFGHQEILDGVARRIVGKEYQS, from the coding sequence GTGGGTTCTGTGACGCGTGATTCTGTTGATTTTCGTGATTGTATATATTCACCGGCTCTTCGGCCGTTGAAACGAATATACTTTCCAGTGGAAAGCAGTATTCCTTCGGACGTATTGTCTTCGATTGTTCGGACACAAGGAAGCGATGGGAGCTGCACGGGACAGGCTTTGGCAACATTGATTGATATCCTGCGTTATCAGGAAAATGGCCATTCCAAATCACAAGTCAGTGCTCGAATGCTTTTCGAGATGGCCAAGCATATGGTCGTCGGAGAGCGTGGACCACGTTCCGGTGGTGAAATTTACTCGTTACGCACCGTCATCAAAGGCTTTTATCACAACGGTGTTTGTCTGGATAACGAGTGGCCCTATATATCCGGTGATTCATGCGGAGAGTTGACATTGGAACGCTCGCGAGCGGCTCGAAACACAACACTGGGAGCCTACTATCGGGTGCGCCCTCAACTCAATGATTTTCACGCCGCCATCAATGAAGTTGGAGCGTTGTATGTCTCTGCTGCCATTCATGAGGGGTGGAGGAAGGAGGTTGTGGAGGAGAATAATGGCCATATTCTTCCCGCCGTCGGCCAAAATTCCGGACATGCATTTGTGATTGTCGGCTATACGGCAGAAGGATTCCTGGTTCTCAACTCCTGGGGCAAGGAGTGGGGTGGATTCGAAGGCATGCCGGGAATGGCTTTATGGCGTTACCAGGATTGGGCCGACAGCATCTATGACGCTTGGGTGTTACGTTTGGCGGTACCGACACCGGAAGCGTTTGACTACAGCGTCAGCGAACAAGGATTGGGCTTTCGCGGATTATCTCTGCAGGCTAGTACCCCGCGTATTGAGGTCCTTGGTCACTATCAGCATTTGGACGACGGTCAACGAGTGGTCTCAGGAACGTATCCGAGCCCGAAAGCGAGCTTTGAGGAAACGGTGACATATCTTGCAGGCGGGCATTATGATCATCTCCTATTGGTCTTTGGCCATGGACAAGAGGAATTATCGAAAGCCGTGACACGCGTTGCCAGAGACAAAATGATGTGGAAGCGAGAGGGCGTCTATCCTCTGTCCTTACTCTGGGCGAACGATCTGCTGTCGTCGGCATTGTGTTGTTTTCAGTCCGTCGCCGAGGATGTCACACTTCGTGGCGATCAGGATCGTCAGAATTTGACCTGGACCATCAGTAAAATGTTGAAAGGAGTGGGGCGAGCACTCTGCCGTGATCTGGTGCGAGCTTCGAGAAGCGCCGCGAGTCAGGACGGTGCAGCTCGGGAAATCGTGGAGTCGTTGATAACGCTGTGTTTGACCAAAGATATTCAGCTCCATGTATTGGCAGAAGGTGAGGGCGCATTGCTCCTCGCGGAGCTCTTGGAGGTCATGGAGAGCAACGAAACGCACGCATTGTTTGACGTCACGGAGACGTTGACATTGGTTTCGCCTGGAATCGTTCGCTCTGTGGAGCAGGTATATGCGCCGTTTTTGTCCGCATTACAGCAAAAGGGTGATCGGCACGGACTGCATCGAGCTGTGTTGTATCGGCCATCGGCCGATCTTGAACACGTGATGACAACGGGCGGATATCCTGGTTCGTGGTTGGATTTTATCTCGGCGTTTATAACCTCGGATGAAGGGGAAACTGTCAGGCTGTTGGGACAAGCCGGAGAAAAAACAGACAGTGGGTGGCATATCGTGGAGATCCAAGCGACGCAGTTATGCACCGGATGGCAGCCTTCCACGGTATTATTCGGACATCAAGAGATTCTTGATGGAGTAGCGCGGCGAATTGTTGGAAAAGAATACCAATCATAA
- the rlmD gene encoding 23S rRNA (uracil(1939)-C(5))-methyltransferase RlmD yields MSLSRGDEIQLTIDDLALGGDGVGRYDGMAIFVTRALPGEVVRARVQQVKPAFAKATLVSVDTPAPGKIEPFCPHFHRCGGCSWQHLAYEDQLAVKQHQVVQALNRIGGIAEPHVTSTIASPRTTRYRNKMEFTFRGTRKDHLHLGLHRLGSPDTVFDVDECPLMDPLVGKIVAETRAFCRASGASVWQGRGREKGIFRHLVVRRSHATEEFLVHLITAPGRQAARIGSGLGEKLTTTFPGITSFVHSSRHSRTAFAQGERVLNVIGEKRLRETLGDLRFYISADAFFQTNTEAAELLYNAASDAAGLSGTEHVVDLYCGSGGLALWMARRAASVLGVEADAHAVADAKRTAVENAIENCRFLAADVLETLEAPMDPSPDVIIIDPPRTGMHKDAAPILAENGPARLVYVSCNPATLARDAKNLAPAYTLRQTTPVDLFPHTPHIESVSLFVRG; encoded by the coding sequence ATGAGCCTGTCCCGAGGTGATGAAATTCAACTGACTATAGACGATCTCGCGTTAGGTGGCGACGGGGTAGGCCGGTACGACGGCATGGCTATCTTTGTCACCCGAGCGCTTCCCGGTGAAGTCGTTCGTGCCCGTGTGCAACAGGTGAAACCCGCTTTTGCCAAGGCAACGCTTGTGAGCGTTGACACGCCGGCACCGGGAAAAATTGAACCGTTCTGCCCGCATTTCCATCGATGTGGTGGATGTTCTTGGCAGCATTTGGCTTATGAAGACCAGCTCGCAGTCAAGCAACACCAGGTCGTTCAGGCGTTGAACCGTATCGGCGGCATTGCTGAACCGCATGTGACTTCGACCATCGCGTCTCCGCGAACCACACGCTATCGCAATAAAATGGAGTTCACTTTTCGCGGTACACGGAAAGACCATCTTCATCTCGGATTACACCGGCTTGGTTCTCCCGATACCGTGTTCGATGTCGACGAATGTCCGCTGATGGATCCTCTTGTCGGGAAGATTGTTGCCGAAACGCGTGCGTTCTGTCGTGCCTCGGGCGCGTCCGTCTGGCAGGGCCGGGGGCGTGAAAAAGGGATTTTTCGACATCTTGTTGTGCGTCGAAGCCATGCCACAGAAGAATTTCTTGTGCATCTCATCACCGCGCCCGGGCGGCAAGCGGCGCGTATCGGCAGCGGACTTGGTGAAAAGCTGACAACGACATTTCCAGGCATTACATCGTTTGTCCATTCGTCTCGTCACTCCAGGACAGCCTTTGCCCAAGGCGAACGAGTCCTCAATGTTATTGGGGAAAAACGGTTGCGTGAAACGCTTGGCGATTTGCGGTTCTACATTTCGGCCGATGCGTTTTTTCAGACCAATACAGAAGCCGCTGAGTTGCTCTATAATGCTGCATCCGACGCCGCAGGCCTCTCCGGTACGGAGCACGTTGTTGATCTGTATTGCGGGAGTGGGGGGCTGGCACTTTGGATGGCTCGTCGGGCTGCATCCGTGCTTGGCGTGGAGGCCGATGCCCATGCTGTTGCCGATGCCAAACGCACTGCGGTTGAAAATGCGATCGAAAATTGCCGTTTTCTCGCCGCCGATGTGCTTGAAACGCTTGAAGCGCCGATGGATCCCTCACCCGATGTCATTATTATCGATCCACCCCGAACCGGTATGCATAAAGACGCCGCTCCCATTCTCGCTGAGAATGGCCCGGCCCGCCTGGTCTATGTCTCCTGTAATCCGGCTACCTTGGCTCGCGACGCAAAGAATTTAGCACCGGCATATACACTGCGCCAAACGACTCCGGTCGATCTGTTTCCGCATACACCACACATCGAGAGTGTCTCGTTGTTTGTTCGAGGATAA
- the arsS gene encoding arsenosugar biosynthesis radical SAM (seleno)protein ArsS (Some members of this family are selenoproteins.), whose amino-acid sequence MTSIPLFHKVLAEHGLTLRRSTPQILQINVGLLCNLACKHCHLEAGPRRTECMTSETREAIVAYADAYRFDLIDITGGAPEMNPELAQLLEDIAPLTNNIMVRTNLVALDHEERRDLMDLLTRLRVTVVASLPSPRKAQTDKVRGAQTHDTSITVLQSLNKRGYGQDGSGLELYLVSNPAGAFLPAEQSGLERRFKKELSRNFGITFNKLLVLPNAPLGRFRTWLEASGNLTPYLQSLVSAFNPGALCGVMCRETVSIAWDGTLYDCDFNQAAHRPMVGGLHVRDMVLPSEGQTIATGDHCFACTAGSGFT is encoded by the coding sequence ATGACGAGTATCCCGCTGTTTCATAAGGTACTCGCCGAACATGGTCTGACACTACGCCGAAGTACACCCCAAATATTGCAAATCAATGTCGGCCTTCTCTGTAATTTGGCATGCAAACATTGCCATCTGGAAGCTGGACCGAGACGTACCGAATGCATGACCAGCGAAACGAGAGAAGCGATCGTTGCTTATGCCGATGCATATCGGTTCGATCTCATCGATATTACCGGTGGAGCGCCCGAAATGAATCCGGAGTTGGCGCAATTACTGGAAGACATCGCCCCTTTGACCAACAACATCATGGTGCGCACCAATCTTGTCGCTCTGGATCACGAGGAACGACGTGACCTGATGGATTTATTGACTCGTCTCCGTGTCACTGTTGTTGCCTCGCTCCCTTCCCCACGCAAAGCGCAAACAGACAAGGTCCGTGGTGCGCAAACGCACGACACCTCGATCACTGTTCTGCAATCGCTCAATAAACGTGGATATGGACAGGACGGAAGCGGACTGGAACTCTATCTGGTGAGCAACCCGGCTGGAGCCTTTTTGCCGGCAGAACAGAGCGGATTGGAGCGACGGTTCAAGAAAGAATTGTCGCGCAACTTCGGTATAACCTTCAACAAACTTCTTGTGCTTCCCAATGCCCCGTTGGGACGATTCCGGACATGGTTGGAAGCATCCGGCAATTTGACGCCGTATTTGCAATCATTGGTATCGGCGTTCAATCCCGGTGCGTTGTGCGGCGTGATGTGCCGTGAAACCGTTTCCATTGCCTGGGATGGCACGCTCTATGATTGCGATTTCAACCAGGCAGCACACCGTCCCATGGTCGGAGGACTTCATGTTCGCGATATGGTGCTTCCCAGCGAAGGACAAACCATAGCAACGGGAGACCATTGTTTTGCTTGCACGGCAGGTTCGGGGTTCACGTGA